The following coding sequences are from one Arthrobacter sp. 24S4-2 window:
- a CDS encoding ABC transporter substrate-binding protein, whose translation MTQARFLRSARIAAAGLAMGALVLTGCSANAGNTGSAKADASAQTALLTIPREDMGTFVRNFNPFAPTVAPMTQQAIYESLLVYNPANGDTTPWLASEWKAGADGKSITFTLRDGVKWSDGQPLVPADVVTTFALQKKIKGGYDYLDTVTAEGTNQVTFSFKTAWSPALFDLGQLSILPDHVWSKIADPEKDANEKPVGTGPYTEVDTFQAQSFVLRKNPNYWQPEKQKIAGIKMLAFAGNDGANLAAANGDVDWAPQYMPNIEKTFISKDPDHRKYWFPPTGSMINWQLNTTKAPFNDTDVRKALSMAVDREQVTKIGMSGYTKPADCTGLSGNYETWKNKEVQDNCDWTRLNVDEANKLLDKAGYPKGADGRRTLKDGKPFEFKISVGAASSDWLSVANVIAQNLAEVGVTAKIDSPDWAAVVAGYETGDFDSGIVWSANDPSPYKYFAGMMGTKTVKPVGEKAFENYHRFGDPKADALLTEFAAAANEDKQHEIVDKLQEEYSAAAPAIPLFAGPEWGAHNNTRFTGWPTEENPYATLSVRAPTTVLVLTSLEPAK comes from the coding sequence ATGACACAAGCACGATTCCTGAGGTCTGCCCGGATCGCGGCGGCCGGCCTGGCAATGGGAGCCCTGGTGCTCACCGGCTGCTCCGCCAACGCGGGCAACACCGGCTCCGCCAAGGCTGACGCCTCGGCCCAAACCGCACTCCTGACCATTCCCCGTGAGGACATGGGCACGTTCGTCCGTAACTTCAACCCGTTCGCGCCCACCGTGGCCCCCATGACCCAGCAGGCCATCTACGAATCCCTGCTGGTCTACAACCCGGCAAACGGTGACACCACCCCGTGGCTGGCCAGCGAATGGAAGGCGGGCGCGGACGGCAAGTCCATCACCTTCACCCTCCGCGACGGCGTGAAGTGGTCCGACGGCCAGCCGCTGGTCCCGGCCGACGTGGTCACCACGTTCGCCCTGCAGAAGAAGATCAAGGGCGGCTACGACTACCTGGACACGGTCACGGCCGAAGGCACCAACCAGGTCACGTTCAGCTTCAAGACCGCCTGGTCCCCGGCTTTGTTCGACCTCGGCCAGCTGAGCATCCTGCCGGACCACGTCTGGTCCAAGATCGCGGACCCTGAGAAGGACGCCAATGAGAAGCCCGTGGGCACCGGCCCGTACACCGAGGTGGACACCTTCCAGGCCCAGTCCTTCGTGCTCAGGAAGAACCCCAACTACTGGCAGCCGGAAAAGCAGAAGATCGCAGGCATCAAGATGCTCGCCTTCGCCGGGAACGACGGCGCCAACCTCGCCGCCGCGAACGGTGACGTGGACTGGGCTCCGCAGTACATGCCCAACATCGAGAAGACCTTCATTTCCAAGGACCCGGACCACCGCAAATACTGGTTCCCGCCCACGGGTTCCATGATCAACTGGCAGCTCAACACCACCAAGGCGCCGTTCAACGACACGGACGTCCGCAAGGCCCTCAGCATGGCCGTGGACCGAGAGCAGGTCACCAAGATCGGCATGAGCGGCTACACCAAGCCGGCGGACTGCACCGGGCTGTCCGGGAATTATGAAACGTGGAAGAACAAGGAAGTCCAGGACAACTGCGACTGGACCAGGCTCAACGTTGACGAGGCGAACAAGCTCCTGGACAAGGCCGGCTACCCCAAGGGTGCGGACGGCAGGCGCACGCTGAAGGACGGCAAGCCCTTCGAGTTCAAGATCTCCGTGGGCGCCGCGTCCTCCGACTGGCTTTCCGTGGCCAACGTGATCGCGCAAAACCTCGCCGAGGTGGGCGTCACGGCCAAGATTGATTCCCCCGACTGGGCCGCCGTGGTTGCTGGCTACGAGACCGGCGACTTCGATTCCGGCATCGTGTGGAGCGCCAACGACCCCAGCCCGTACAAGTACTTCGCCGGCATGATGGGCACCAAAACGGTCAAGCCCGTGGGGGAGAAGGCGTTTGAGAACTACCACCGCTTCGGCGATCCCAAGGCCGATGCCCTGCTGACCGAATTCGCGGCCGCCGCCAATGAGGACAAGCAGCACGAAATCGTGGACAAGCTCCAGGAGGAGTACAGCGCCGCAGCCCCCGCCATCCCGCTGTTCGCCGGCCCGGAATGGGGCGCCCACAACAACACCCGCTTCACCGGCTGGCCCACGGAGGAGAACCCGTACGCCACCCTGTCAGTCCGCGCACCCACCACGGTGCTGGTCCTGACCTCGCTGGAGCCGGCCAAGTAA